CAACAGCGTCTGCAAGCGCTTTTTATCCTGTTCGCTCATGGGTTCTTTGGCGCTTCGGATGCGGTGTGCACGCCGAATAATCATCCACGCCCCCGCAGCCAGAAACAGCGCAGGCAGCAGCCATAGCAGGATAGTGAAAGGCGTGATCGGCGGTTCATACGTCACAAAGTAACCGTAGCGATCCACCATATAATCGACAACCTGCTCTTTCGTTTGCCCCTGTTGCATCAGCTCATACACTTTCTGCCGCATATCCGAGGCAATCATCGAATTGGAATCGGCAATGCTGTTGTTTTGGCATTTCGGGCAGCGCAGTTGCATGGTTAAT
The genomic region above belongs to Pectobacterium colocasium and contains:
- a CDS encoding cytochrome c-type biogenesis protein — translated: MKVLSFLGALLLSFSVLASSEVLRFDNDTQEQQFRELTMQLRCPKCQNNSIADSNSMIASDMRQKVYELMQQGQTKEQVVDYMVDRYGYFVTYEPPITPFTILLWLLPALFLAAGAWMIIRRAHRIRSAKEPMSEQDKKRLQTLLGREEKSE